The Scyliorhinus canicula chromosome 11, sScyCan1.1, whole genome shotgun sequence genome contains a region encoding:
- the LOC119973128 gene encoding dual specificity tyrosine-phosphorylation-regulated kinase 2-like isoform X3: MSGNWLGGITAADNMLKRTSIGAFVNLKESDYTGTMTDQFRVGGDQHFQGQELYEETEPKLTACATPNNSLSANDTSFLPSHKLESSIQLKSSSSSIKSYDVSTRPKGEPMTATEAKKHYIHKLTPYEEQEIASYSEIYFVGPNSKKRPGIIGAPNNNSYDDEQGSYLYVPHDHIGYRYEVIKVIGKGSFGQVVKAYDHKLHQYIALKMVRNEKRFHRQAAEEIKILDHLRKQDKDNSMNVIHIYESFSFRNHICMTFELLSMNLYELIKKNKFQGFSLPLVRKFAHSILQCLEALHKSHIIHCDLKPENILLKQQGRSGVKVIDFGSSCYDHQKIYTYIQSRFYRAPEVILGAQYGMAIDMWSLGCILAELLTGHPLLPGEDEGDQLACMMELLGMPSTMLLECSKRSKMFISSKGYPRYSSVVTLPDGTMHLNGGRSRRGKNRGPPGQRDWISALKGCDDQSFIDFLRHCLEWDPALRMTPAQALRHPWLRRRLPKPPTNDKSTFVKRMSASPTALMDSVVKLPPTSASIANKLKSNQNNEPNPNMTQRTVLPKLVS, encoded by the coding sequence GAGAGTGACTATACAGGTACCATGACTGATCAGTTTCGTGTTGGAGGTGATCAGCACTTCCAAGGCCAAGAATTATATGAAGAAACCGAGCCAAAATTGACAGCATGTGCGACACCAAACAATAGTCTCAGTGCCAATGATACAAGCTTCCTGCCTTCACACAAACTGGAAAGCTCCATCCAACTAAAAAGCAGCTCCAGTTCTATTAAATCCTATGATGTCTCCACTAGGCCTAAAGGGGAACCAATGACAGCAACGGAGGCAAAGAAACACTATATACACAAACTTACACCCTACGAGGAACAGGAAATAGCTAGCTATTCAGAAATCTATTTTGTTGGACCAAATTCTAAAAAGAGACCAGGAATTATTGGAGCACCAAATAATAATAGCTATGATGATGAGCAGGGATCTTATCTGTATGTGCCACATGATCACATAGGCTATCGATATGAAGTCATCAAGGTAATTGGAAAAGGTAGCTTTGGACAGGTGGTGAAGGCGTATGACCACAAACTCCATCAGTACATCGCCTTGAAAATGGTACGGAACGAAAAAAGATTTCATAGGCAAGCAGCAGAGGAGATCAAGATACTAGATCACCTGAGGAAGCAAGACAAGGACAACAGCATGAATGTCATCCATATCTATGAGAGTTTTTCTTTCCGGAACCACATCTGTATGACCTTTGAACTACTAAGCATGAACCTCTATGAACTCATCAAAAAGAATAAGTTCCAAGGATTCAGTCTGCCCCTGGTCCGTAAATTTGCACACTCCATCCTGCAGTGCCTTGAAGCTTTGCATAAAAGCCATATCATCCATTGTGACTTGAAGCCTGAGAACATCCTGTTGAAGCAACAGGGACGTAGTGGAGTTAAAGTGATTGACTTTGGGTCCAGTTGCTATGACCATCAAAAAATCTACACATACATTCAGTCACGTTTTTACCGAGCTCCTGAGGTGATTCTTGGAGCACAATATGGGATGGCTATTGATATGTGGAGTTTGGGATGCATTCTTGCTGAATTGCTGACTGGCCATCCGCTGTTGCCAGGTGAAGACGAGGGAGATCAACTAGCTTGCATGATGGAACTATTAGGAATGCCATCTACAATGCTGCTGGAATGTTCCAAAAGGTCCAAAATGTTCATCAGCTCAAAAGGTTATCCTAGATATTCTTCTGTTGTAACACTTCCTGATGGAACAATGCATCTGAATGGTGGACGATCTCGGAGAGGAAAAAATCGGGGTCCCCCTGGTCAACGGGACTGGATCAGCGCCCTAAAGGGCTGTGATGACCAATCTTTCATTGACTTCCTGAGACACTGCCTGGAGTGGGATCCTGCCTTACGCATGACACCAGCACAGGCCTTAAGGCACCCATGGCTACGAAGACGTCTGCCAAAACCTCCGACGAATGACAAATCAACATTTGTCAAACGTATGTCAGCAAGCCCTACTGCTCTCATGGATTCAGTGGTTAAACTACCTCCTACTTCTGCCAGCATTGCCAATAAACTGAAGTCCAATCAGAATAATGAGCCCAATCCCAACATGACTCAGAGGACTGTTCTGCCAAAGCTGGTCAGCTGA
- the LOC119973128 gene encoding dual specificity tyrosine-phosphorylation-regulated kinase 2-like isoform X2 — MSGNWLGGITAADNMLKRTSIGAFVNLKVLQYLLTSVTCKESDYTGTMTDQFRVGGDQHFQGQELYEETEPKLTACATPNNSLSANDTSFLPSHKLESSIQLKSSSSSIKSYDVSTRPKGEPMTATEAKKHYIHKLTPYEEQEIASYSEIYFVGPNSKKRPGIIGAPNNNSYDDEQGSYLYVPHDHIGYRYEVIKVIGKGSFGQVVKAYDHKLHQYIALKMVRNEKRFHRQAAEEIKILDHLRKQDKDNSMNVIHIYESFSFRNHICMTFELLSMNLYELIKKNKFQGFSLPLVRKFAHSILQCLEALHKSHIIHCDLKPENILLKQQGRSGVKVIDFGSSCYDHQKIYTYIQSRFYRAPEVILGAQYGMAIDMWSLGCILAELLTGHPLLPGEDEGDQLACMMELLGMPSTMLLECSKRSKMFISSKGYPRYSSVVTLPDGTMHLNGGRSRRGKNRGPPGQRDWISALKGCDDQSFIDFLRHCLEWDPALRMTPAQALRHPWLRRRLPKPPTNDKSTFVKRMSASPTALMDSVVKLPPTSASIANKLKSNQNNEPNPNMTQRTVLPKLVS; from the coding sequence GAGAGTGACTATACAGGTACCATGACTGATCAGTTTCGTGTTGGAGGTGATCAGCACTTCCAAGGCCAAGAATTATATGAAGAAACCGAGCCAAAATTGACAGCATGTGCGACACCAAACAATAGTCTCAGTGCCAATGATACAAGCTTCCTGCCTTCACACAAACTGGAAAGCTCCATCCAACTAAAAAGCAGCTCCAGTTCTATTAAATCCTATGATGTCTCCACTAGGCCTAAAGGGGAACCAATGACAGCAACGGAGGCAAAGAAACACTATATACACAAACTTACACCCTACGAGGAACAGGAAATAGCTAGCTATTCAGAAATCTATTTTGTTGGACCAAATTCTAAAAAGAGACCAGGAATTATTGGAGCACCAAATAATAATAGCTATGATGATGAGCAGGGATCTTATCTGTATGTGCCACATGATCACATAGGCTATCGATATGAAGTCATCAAGGTAATTGGAAAAGGTAGCTTTGGACAGGTGGTGAAGGCGTATGACCACAAACTCCATCAGTACATCGCCTTGAAAATGGTACGGAACGAAAAAAGATTTCATAGGCAAGCAGCAGAGGAGATCAAGATACTAGATCACCTGAGGAAGCAAGACAAGGACAACAGCATGAATGTCATCCATATCTATGAGAGTTTTTCTTTCCGGAACCACATCTGTATGACCTTTGAACTACTAAGCATGAACCTCTATGAACTCATCAAAAAGAATAAGTTCCAAGGATTCAGTCTGCCCCTGGTCCGTAAATTTGCACACTCCATCCTGCAGTGCCTTGAAGCTTTGCATAAAAGCCATATCATCCATTGTGACTTGAAGCCTGAGAACATCCTGTTGAAGCAACAGGGACGTAGTGGAGTTAAAGTGATTGACTTTGGGTCCAGTTGCTATGACCATCAAAAAATCTACACATACATTCAGTCACGTTTTTACCGAGCTCCTGAGGTGATTCTTGGAGCACAATATGGGATGGCTATTGATATGTGGAGTTTGGGATGCATTCTTGCTGAATTGCTGACTGGCCATCCGCTGTTGCCAGGTGAAGACGAGGGAGATCAACTAGCTTGCATGATGGAACTATTAGGAATGCCATCTACAATGCTGCTGGAATGTTCCAAAAGGTCCAAAATGTTCATCAGCTCAAAAGGTTATCCTAGATATTCTTCTGTTGTAACACTTCCTGATGGAACAATGCATCTGAATGGTGGACGATCTCGGAGAGGAAAAAATCGGGGTCCCCCTGGTCAACGGGACTGGATCAGCGCCCTAAAGGGCTGTGATGACCAATCTTTCATTGACTTCCTGAGACACTGCCTGGAGTGGGATCCTGCCTTACGCATGACACCAGCACAGGCCTTAAGGCACCCATGGCTACGAAGACGTCTGCCAAAACCTCCGACGAATGACAAATCAACATTTGTCAAACGTATGTCAGCAAGCCCTACTGCTCTCATGGATTCAGTGGTTAAACTACCTCCTACTTCTGCCAGCATTGCCAATAAACTGAAGTCCAATCAGAATAATGAGCCCAATCCCAACATGACTCAGAGGACTGTTCTGCCAAAGCTGGTCAGCTGA
- the LOC119973128 gene encoding dual specificity tyrosine-phosphorylation-regulated kinase 2-like isoform X4 — translation MTDQFRVGGDQHFQGQELYEETEPKLTACATPNNSLSANDTSFLPSHKLESSIQLKSSSSSIKSYDVSTRPKGEPMTATEAKKHYIHKLTPYEEQEIASYSEIYFVGPNSKKRPGIIGAPNNNSYDDEQGSYLYVPHDHIGYRYEVIKVIGKGSFGQVVKAYDHKLHQYIALKMVRNEKRFHRQAAEEIKILDHLRKQDKDNSMNVIHIYESFSFRNHICMTFELLSMNLYELIKKNKFQGFSLPLVRKFAHSILQCLEALHKSHIIHCDLKPENILLKQQGRSGVKVIDFGSSCYDHQKIYTYIQSRFYRAPEVILGAQYGMAIDMWSLGCILAELLTGHPLLPGEDEGDQLACMMELLGMPSTMLLECSKRSKMFISSKGYPRYSSVVTLPDGTMHLNGGRSRRGKNRGPPGQRDWISALKGCDDQSFIDFLRHCLEWDPALRMTPAQALRHPWLRRRLPKPPTNDKSTFVKRMSASPTALMDSVVKLPPTSASIANKLKSNQNNEPNPNMTQRTVLPKLVS, via the coding sequence ATGACTGATCAGTTTCGTGTTGGAGGTGATCAGCACTTCCAAGGCCAAGAATTATATGAAGAAACCGAGCCAAAATTGACAGCATGTGCGACACCAAACAATAGTCTCAGTGCCAATGATACAAGCTTCCTGCCTTCACACAAACTGGAAAGCTCCATCCAACTAAAAAGCAGCTCCAGTTCTATTAAATCCTATGATGTCTCCACTAGGCCTAAAGGGGAACCAATGACAGCAACGGAGGCAAAGAAACACTATATACACAAACTTACACCCTACGAGGAACAGGAAATAGCTAGCTATTCAGAAATCTATTTTGTTGGACCAAATTCTAAAAAGAGACCAGGAATTATTGGAGCACCAAATAATAATAGCTATGATGATGAGCAGGGATCTTATCTGTATGTGCCACATGATCACATAGGCTATCGATATGAAGTCATCAAGGTAATTGGAAAAGGTAGCTTTGGACAGGTGGTGAAGGCGTATGACCACAAACTCCATCAGTACATCGCCTTGAAAATGGTACGGAACGAAAAAAGATTTCATAGGCAAGCAGCAGAGGAGATCAAGATACTAGATCACCTGAGGAAGCAAGACAAGGACAACAGCATGAATGTCATCCATATCTATGAGAGTTTTTCTTTCCGGAACCACATCTGTATGACCTTTGAACTACTAAGCATGAACCTCTATGAACTCATCAAAAAGAATAAGTTCCAAGGATTCAGTCTGCCCCTGGTCCGTAAATTTGCACACTCCATCCTGCAGTGCCTTGAAGCTTTGCATAAAAGCCATATCATCCATTGTGACTTGAAGCCTGAGAACATCCTGTTGAAGCAACAGGGACGTAGTGGAGTTAAAGTGATTGACTTTGGGTCCAGTTGCTATGACCATCAAAAAATCTACACATACATTCAGTCACGTTTTTACCGAGCTCCTGAGGTGATTCTTGGAGCACAATATGGGATGGCTATTGATATGTGGAGTTTGGGATGCATTCTTGCTGAATTGCTGACTGGCCATCCGCTGTTGCCAGGTGAAGACGAGGGAGATCAACTAGCTTGCATGATGGAACTATTAGGAATGCCATCTACAATGCTGCTGGAATGTTCCAAAAGGTCCAAAATGTTCATCAGCTCAAAAGGTTATCCTAGATATTCTTCTGTTGTAACACTTCCTGATGGAACAATGCATCTGAATGGTGGACGATCTCGGAGAGGAAAAAATCGGGGTCCCCCTGGTCAACGGGACTGGATCAGCGCCCTAAAGGGCTGTGATGACCAATCTTTCATTGACTTCCTGAGACACTGCCTGGAGTGGGATCCTGCCTTACGCATGACACCAGCACAGGCCTTAAGGCACCCATGGCTACGAAGACGTCTGCCAAAACCTCCGACGAATGACAAATCAACATTTGTCAAACGTATGTCAGCAAGCCCTACTGCTCTCATGGATTCAGTGGTTAAACTACCTCCTACTTCTGCCAGCATTGCCAATAAACTGAAGTCCAATCAGAATAATGAGCCCAATCCCAACATGACTCAGAGGACTGTTCTGCCAAAGCTGGTCAGCTGA